A region from the Bacteroidia bacterium genome encodes:
- a CDS encoding ATP-dependent Clp protease adaptor ClpS yields the protein MTLLEKIKSKPSPVGVKDEETTRDMFLVLYNDEVNTFEFVIESLVDVCNHMPEQAEQCALITHLKGKCDVKKGSYNYLKLMKDSLISKGLSAVIE from the coding sequence ATGACGTTATTAGAAAAAATTAAATCAAAACCTTCACCAGTAGGTGTAAAAGATGAAGAAACAACACGTGATATGTTTCTTGTTCTTTATAATGATGAAGTTAATACATTCGAATTTGTTATTGAATCTTTAGTTGATGTATGTAATCATATGCCAGAACAAGCCGAGCAATGTGCATTAATTACACATCTTAAAGGAAAATGTGATGTTAAAAAAGGATCATACAATTATCTGAAGTTAATGAAAGATAGTTTAATTTCTAAGGGGCTTTCTGCTGTAATAGAATAA
- a CDS encoding site-specific integrase, with protein sequence MGKDFAPETVERYETSLMHTENFIKLFYKKTELPISQINHKFITDYELYFKTERNCSHNTTMKYIKNFRKIIRIALANGIIKTDPFSNFKMTIKKVDREYLNEEELEILLNKKFDFQRLEQVRDCFLFSCFTGLAHSDLKRLTKENIVTGTDGKLWVKINRKKTNNLSSIPILPITKSLIEKYAYNEYCMTHNVLLPVYTNQRMNAYLKELALICKINKNLSSHIARHTFATTVTLNNDVPIETVSKILGHSSINMIKIYARLLDKKVGNDIKHLHDKFSIIK encoded by the coding sequence ATTGGAAAAGACTTTGCACCTGAAACTGTAGAACGATATGAAACCAGTTTGATGCACACTGAAAATTTCATTAAATTATTTTATAAAAAAACAGAACTCCCAATCTCACAAATCAATCACAAATTCATTACTGATTATGAATTGTACTTTAAAACTGAAAGAAATTGTTCACACAACACTACAATGAAGTACATTAAAAACTTCAGAAAAATTATTCGCATTGCTCTTGCAAACGGAATTATAAAAACTGATCCTTTCTCAAACTTTAAAATGACAATAAAAAAGGTGGATAGAGAATATTTGAACGAAGAAGAATTAGAAATTCTACTAAATAAAAAATTTGATTTTCAACGATTAGAACAAGTAAGAGACTGTTTCCTTTTTTCATGCTTTACAGGTCTTGCACATTCCGATTTAAAAAGATTAACAAAAGAAAATATAGTTACCGGAACAGATGGTAAATTATGGGTTAAAATTAATCGTAAAAAAACAAATAATTTAAGCAGCATCCCCATATTACCGATAACTAAAAGCTTAATTGAGAAATATGCATATAATGAATATTGCATGACTCATAATGTCCTTCTTCCAGTTTACACAAACCAAAGAATGAATGCATATTTAAAGGAATTAGCCCTAATTTGTAAAATAAATAAAAACCTGTCAAGCCATATAGCTAGGCATACTTTTGCTACAACTGTAACACTTAACAATGATGTTCCCATTGAAACTGTTTCTAAAATACTTGGACATTCTTCTATTAATATGATAAAAATTTATGCAAGATTACTTGATAAAAAGGTTGGAAACGATATTAAACATTTGCATGATAAGTTTTCAATTATTAAATAG